The Gymnodinialimonas sp. 57CJ19 genome includes a window with the following:
- a CDS encoding M20 aminoacylase family protein translates to MPIINSIAAMADDMKTWRRHLHMHPELQFECHQTAAFVVDKLKEFGISDIHEGIATSGVVAIIDSGVPGDTIGLRADMDALPIEEATGADHASTIAGKMHACGHDGHTTMLLGAAKYLAETRNFTGRVALIFQPAEEGGGGAGVMVDEGIMDTFNIAKVFALHNVPGKELGSVFTNPGAIMASADTFHVNIKGKGGHGAYPHETLDPIPAAIAVAQGFGTIVSRNNRALDDLVVSVTQIHAGSTDNVIPESAYLNGTVRTFDADVRDMVERRMGEIAEGQAASYGVEIDFVYERGYPATINDPGAAAFAIDVARDVAGAERVDGNASKEMGAEDFAYMLEARPGAYLFVGAGEGAGLHHPEFDFNDEISPLGASLLAGFVERANPA, encoded by the coding sequence ATGCCCATCATCAACTCCATCGCTGCTATGGCCGACGACATGAAAACCTGGCGCAGGCATCTTCATATGCACCCGGAATTGCAGTTCGAGTGCCACCAGACCGCTGCTTTCGTGGTGGACAAGCTCAAGGAGTTCGGCATCAGCGATATTCACGAGGGGATCGCGACCTCGGGCGTTGTGGCGATTATCGACAGCGGTGTGCCCGGCGACACCATCGGTCTTCGCGCCGATATGGATGCGCTTCCGATTGAAGAGGCGACGGGGGCCGACCATGCCTCGACCATTGCCGGGAAGATGCACGCTTGCGGCCATGATGGCCATACGACGATGCTGTTGGGGGCGGCGAAATATCTGGCCGAGACGCGCAACTTTACGGGTCGCGTGGCGCTGATTTTCCAACCCGCGGAAGAGGGCGGCGGCGGCGCGGGGGTGATGGTGGACGAAGGCATCATGGATACCTTCAACATCGCCAAGGTCTTCGCGCTGCATAACGTGCCGGGCAAAGAGTTGGGCAGCGTCTTTACCAACCCCGGCGCGATCATGGCGTCCGCCGACACGTTCCACGTGAACATCAAGGGCAAGGGCGGCCATGGCGCCTATCCCCATGAAACCTTGGACCCAATCCCGGCGGCCATTGCCGTAGCACAGGGCTTTGGCACGATCGTGTCACGCAACAACAGGGCGCTGGATGACCTGGTCGTGTCGGTCACGCAAATTCATGCGGGCTCTACCGATAACGTGATCCCGGAATCCGCCTACCTCAACGGTACCGTGCGCACCTTTGATGCCGATGTCCGCGACATGGTTGAACGTCGCATGGGCGAGATCGCCGAAGGGCAGGCGGCCAGCTACGGGGTGGAAATCGACTTCGTCTACGAGCGTGGCTACCCCGCCACGATCAACGACCCGGGCGCTGCGGCTTTCGCCATTGACGTCGCCCGAGATGTCGCCGGGGCCGAGCGCGTCGATGGCAATGCCTCCAAAGAGATGGGAGCCGAGGATTTCGCCTATATGCTGGAGGCCCGGCCCGGTGCCTATCTGTTCGTCGGCGCGGGCGAAGGCGCGGGTCTGCACCACCCCGAATTTGACTTTAACGATGAAATTTCGCCCCTGGGCGCCAGCCTTCTGGCGGGCTTCGTGGAACGCGCCAATCCCGCCTAG
- a CDS encoding DMT family transporter, which translates to MTQTSVSTRAWAEMGVLALIWGASFLSIKLGLEEIPFLTLVAHRVIWACVILWIYVLIRRLPVPGDLRIWGAFVVMGMLNNVIPFALMAWGQQFIETGLTSIFNAGTAIFGVLVAALCFADERLTLRKSIGVAVAFAGVAVAIGLDSLRQFDIRSLAQLAVIGGTFSYALASAWARKRLMGLTPAVAAAGMLTGASLILLPAALVMDGAPTWPALPQTYLAVGYFAVFGTAFAYLLYYRVLAMVGTGNAMLVTLLIPPVAIILGAVVLEERLAPEAFLGFALLAVGLLILDGRILRVLKRGSKHLTGGHGLP; encoded by the coding sequence ATGACACAAACCTCTGTAAGCACCCGCGCGTGGGCCGAGATGGGCGTTTTAGCCCTGATCTGGGGCGCCTCATTTCTGTCGATCAAGCTGGGGCTGGAGGAAATCCCTTTCCTGACCCTCGTGGCGCATCGGGTGATCTGGGCCTGCGTGATCTTGTGGATCTATGTGCTGATCCGCCGCCTGCCCGTGCCCGGCGATCTTCGCATTTGGGGCGCGTTCGTGGTGATGGGGATGCTGAACAACGTGATCCCCTTTGCTTTGATGGCGTGGGGGCAGCAGTTTATCGAGACCGGGCTGACCTCGATCTTCAACGCCGGCACGGCGATTTTTGGGGTGTTGGTGGCGGCCCTGTGCTTTGCTGATGAACGACTGACCCTGCGCAAATCCATCGGCGTGGCGGTGGCATTTGCCGGGGTCGCTGTGGCGATCGGTCTGGACAGCTTGCGGCAATTCGATATCCGAAGCCTCGCGCAATTGGCGGTGATTGGGGGGACGTTCTCCTACGCCTTGGCCAGTGCTTGGGCGCGCAAAAGGTTAATGGGGTTAACCCCGGCGGTGGCAGCGGCGGGGATGTTGACGGGTGCAAGCCTGATCCTGCTGCCTGCCGCTCTGGTCATGGACGGCGCCCCCACGTGGCCCGCCCTGCCCCAGACATACCTCGCTGTGGGCTACTTTGCCGTTTTCGGCACGGCCTTCGCCTATCTTCTCTATTACCGCGTCCTCGCCATGGTCGGCACGGGCAACGCCATGTTGGTGACGCTGCTGATCCCGCCCGTGGCGATCATTTTGGGAGCCGTGGTGTTGGAGGAGCGCCTTGCGCCCGAGGCCTTCTTGGGCTTCGCGCTATTGGCGGTGGGGTTGCTGATTTTAGACGGGCGTATTCTGCGCGTCCTAAAGCGCGGGTCGAAACATTTGACCGGCGGGCATGGATTGCCCTAA
- a CDS encoding ATPase, translated as MELIYDSPQAFLDAPAKRVAVFGMSGLGKTVLSNKLRDGGDWFHYSVDYRIGTAYMGEHIADNLKAQAMKVPLLAELLRSDSIYIGSNITFDNLAPLSTYLGKPGDPSKGGLPFAEYQRRQALHRRAEVNALLDTVPFIHRAAALYGYGHFICDTGGSICEVVSPDDPKDEVLQTLASNTLMIWIESPEGHDAELIRRFKLNPKPIYYPPALLETLWQDYLAHHGVTDAQVDPDDFAVHAFSQVIHNRAPLYRAMAQNWGVGVTAAAVEAVRDGRDAEEMIAQALARKSM; from the coding sequence ATGGAACTGATCTACGACAGCCCGCAAGCCTTCCTTGATGCCCCTGCCAAACGGGTGGCCGTCTTTGGCATGTCTGGCCTTGGCAAAACGGTGCTGTCCAACAAGCTGCGCGATGGCGGGGATTGGTTTCACTACAGCGTCGATTACCGGATCGGCACCGCCTATATGGGCGAGCATATTGCCGACAACCTGAAGGCGCAGGCGATGAAGGTGCCGCTATTGGCCGAGCTTTTGCGCTCGGACAGTATCTATATCGGGTCCAACATTACCTTCGATAACCTCGCGCCGCTGTCCACCTATCTGGGCAAGCCCGGCGATCCGTCCAAGGGCGGTTTGCCGTTTGCCGAATACCAGCGCCGCCAAGCGCTGCATCGCCGCGCCGAGGTGAACGCCCTTCTGGACACGGTGCCGTTCATTCACCGCGCGGCTGCCTTGTACGGGTACGGTCATTTCATCTGCGATACCGGCGGCTCCATCTGCGAAGTGGTGTCCCCTGACGACCCCAAGGACGAGGTGTTGCAGACGCTGGCGTCCAACACCCTGATGATCTGGATTGAATCCCCCGAAGGCCACGACGCCGAACTGATCCGCCGATTCAAGCTGAACCCAAAGCCGATCTATTATCCGCCCGCCCTGCTAGAGACGCTCTGGCAAGACTACCTTGCCCACCATGGCGTGACCGACGCGCAGGTGGACCCCGATGACTTCGCCGTCCACGCCTTTTCGCAGGTGATCCATAACCGTGCGCCCCTTTATCGGGCGATGGCGCAGAACTGGGGCGTCGGCGTCACGGCAGCCGCGGTGGAAGCCGTGCGCGACGGGCGCGACGCCGAGGAGATGATCGCGCAGGCGCTGGCGCGCAAATCTATGTGA
- a CDS encoding alpha/beta hydrolase — MKLVLALLGILACATCLLALVTVWRAGRNEAAAEAANPPSGAFVQVGDARVHYTDEGEGPVVVLLHGSGGNLNDWTFDMVARLRDRYRVIAFDRPGHGYTEVPSDGVSIADQARLLAEASLALGAENPIVVGHSFGGSVATAWAVERPNVMAGLVVLAGATNPWDTGISAYYRTLAHPIGGPILANLLAAWVPERIVTEQVNAVFTPQSAPAGYGQHFAPGLTLRRASLRENALQRVALLPQIEAMVPRYGDVALPVEIIHGDADTTVGLHIHATPLSQQIPDAALTVLEGVGHMPQHAEPEAIAEAIARVTSRAGLR; from the coding sequence GTGAAACTGGTGCTGGCCCTCCTCGGCATTTTGGCTTGCGCCACATGCCTCCTCGCATTGGTCACTGTTTGGCGTGCCGGACGGAATGAGGCGGCGGCAGAGGCGGCCAATCCCCCTTCGGGGGCCTTTGTGCAGGTCGGAGACGCCCGCGTTCACTACACAGATGAGGGCGAAGGCCCCGTCGTCGTGCTGCTGCACGGGTCGGGCGGGAACCTGAATGATTGGACCTTCGACATGGTCGCGCGCCTTCGCGACCGCTATCGCGTCATTGCGTTTGATCGCCCCGGTCATGGCTATACGGAGGTGCCGAGTGACGGCGTTTCCATCGCCGATCAGGCGCGGCTTCTGGCCGAGGCGAGCCTTGCCCTGGGCGCTGAAAACCCCATCGTGGTGGGCCATTCCTTTGGCGGGTCCGTGGCGACGGCTTGGGCGGTGGAGCGACCCAATGTGATGGCGGGCCTTGTGGTTTTGGCAGGCGCGACAAACCCTTGGGACACCGGGATCAGCGCCTATTACCGAACCTTGGCCCACCCCATTGGGGGGCCGATCCTGGCAAACCTTCTGGCCGCATGGGTGCCGGAACGGATCGTGACCGAGCAGGTGAACGCGGTCTTCACCCCGCAATCGGCGCCCGCGGGCTACGGCCAGCATTTCGCCCCCGGTCTGACCCTGCGCCGCGCCTCGCTTCGTGAAAACGCGCTCCAACGGGTGGCTTTGCTGCCGCAGATTGAGGCGATGGTGCCGCGCTACGGCGACGTCGCACTGCCGGTCGAGATTATCCACGGGGACGCCGACACGACCGTTGGCCTCCACATTCACGCCACCCCGCTCAGTCAGCAAATCCCCGACGCTGCCCTTACGGTGCTGGAAGGCGTCGGCCATATGCCTCAACACGCCGAACCCGAGGCGATTGCCGAAGCGATTGCCCGCGTTACCTCACGGGCGGGACTGCGCTGA
- the mazG gene encoding nucleoside triphosphate pyrophosphohydrolase, giving the protein MKTLPSDPMHRLRAIMARLRDPVHGCPWDVEQTFASIAPYTIEEAYEVADAIERGDMDELRGELGDLLFQSVFHAQMAEDGGHFDFDDVARGIGDKMIARHPHVFGDESNAKSAEQQVADWETVKAAERAAKDAGGVLDDVAMGLPALMRAEKLQKRAARVGFDWPEIGHVIDKIAEEARELAEARDTLPQEKIAEEMGDLLFVMANLARHLKVDPETALRGANAKFVRRFSYIEQALAERSSSPTSSTLEEMDALWDDAKAKGL; this is encoded by the coding sequence ATGAAAACGCTCCCCTCCGACCCGATGCACCGCCTGCGCGCCATCATGGCGCGGCTGCGCGATCCCGTTCATGGCTGCCCGTGGGACGTGGAGCAGACGTTTGCGTCAATTGCCCCCTATACCATCGAAGAGGCCTACGAGGTTGCCGACGCCATCGAGCGTGGTGATATGGACGAGCTACGTGGAGAGTTGGGGGATCTGCTGTTCCAGTCCGTCTTCCACGCGCAGATGGCCGAGGATGGCGGGCATTTCGACTTTGACGATGTGGCCCGGGGCATTGGCGACAAAATGATCGCCCGCCATCCCCATGTGTTCGGCGACGAAAGCAACGCCAAATCGGCCGAGCAACAGGTGGCGGATTGGGAAACGGTGAAGGCGGCTGAGCGGGCCGCCAAGGATGCCGGCGGCGTGTTGGATGACGTGGCGATGGGACTGCCCGCCTTGATGCGCGCCGAAAAGCTGCAAAAACGCGCGGCGCGGGTGGGGTTTGACTGGCCCGAGATTGGGCATGTCATCGACAAGATCGCTGAAGAAGCCCGAGAGCTGGCCGAAGCGAGAGACACCCTGCCACAGGAAAAAATCGCCGAGGAAATGGGGGACCTGTTATTCGTGATGGCCAATCTGGCGCGTCACCTGAAGGTGGATCCGGAAACGGCGCTGCGCGGCGCGAATGCCAAGTTCGTGCGCAGGTTTTCCTATATTGAACAGGCGCTTGCGGAGCGTTCTTCAAGCCCCACTTCAAGCACACTAGAAGAAATGGACGCGCTTTGGGACGACGCGAAAGCCAAAGGCTTATGA
- a CDS encoding cysteine desulfurase, producing the protein MTYDVEAIRADFPILSREVNGKPLVYLDNGASAQKPQVVIDAITQAYSQEYANVHRGLHYLSNLATEKYEGTRATIARFLGAADEEEIVFTTGTTEAINLVAYSWAMPRMEAGDEIILTVAEHHANIVPWHFLRERQGVKLVWVDVDANGDLDPQAVIDAMTPRTKLVAMTHMSNVLGSVFDVKTVVDAAHARGVAVLVDGSQSSVHMPVNVDAIGADFYAITGHKLYGPSGSGAIHIKRSRMDEMRPFMGGGDMIREVSREVITWNDPPMKFEAGTPGIVQQIGLGVALEYLMDIGMENIAAHEADIAAYAGTRLKGLNWLNVQGNSASKGAIFSFTMSGAAHAHDISTVLDKKGVAVRAGHHCAQPLMEHMGVNATARASFGMYNTRAEVDTLIDALELCHELFA; encoded by the coding sequence ATGACCTATGATGTAGAGGCGATCCGCGCCGATTTCCCGATCCTCTCGCGAGAGGTCAACGGCAAACCCTTGGTCTATCTCGACAATGGCGCCTCGGCCCAGAAGCCGCAGGTGGTGATTGATGCGATTACGCAGGCCTATTCGCAGGAATATGCGAATGTGCACAGGGGCTTGCACTACCTGAGCAACCTTGCGACCGAGAAATATGAAGGCACCCGCGCCACCATCGCGCGGTTCCTTGGCGCCGCCGATGAAGAAGAAATCGTCTTCACCACAGGCACAACCGAAGCGATCAATCTAGTGGCCTATTCCTGGGCCATGCCACGCATGGAAGCGGGTGATGAGATCATTCTGACCGTCGCCGAACACCACGCAAATATCGTGCCATGGCACTTCCTGCGCGAACGCCAAGGGGTGAAACTGGTCTGGGTCGATGTGGATGCCAACGGTGACCTTGATCCGCAAGCGGTCATTGACGCCATGACCCCGCGTACCAAACTGGTCGCCATGACCCATATGTCCAATGTCTTGGGCAGCGTCTTCGACGTGAAAACCGTCGTCGATGCCGCCCACGCCCGTGGCGTTGCGGTGTTGGTGGATGGCTCTCAATCCTCGGTCCATATGCCGGTGAATGTGGATGCCATTGGGGCGGATTTCTACGCGATCACCGGTCACAAGCTTTACGGCCCCAGCGGCTCGGGCGCGATCCACATCAAACGGTCCCGCATGGACGAGATGCGCCCCTTCATGGGGGGCGGCGACATGATCCGGGAAGTGAGCCGAGAGGTCATCACTTGGAACGACCCGCCGATGAAGTTTGAGGCCGGCACGCCGGGCATCGTCCAGCAGATCGGCCTTGGTGTCGCGTTGGAATATCTGATGGATATCGGGATGGAGAACATCGCCGCCCACGAAGCCGATATCGCGGCCTATGCTGGCACGCGCCTGAAGGGGCTCAACTGGTTGAACGTGCAGGGTAATTCCGCCAGCAAGGGGGCTATTTTCAGTTTCACCATGTCCGGCGCAGCCCATGCCCATGACATCTCTACCGTGCTCGACAAGAAGGGCGTGGCGGTACGGGCAGGGCACCATTGTGCGCAGCCCTTGATGGAACACATGGGCGTTAACGCCACCGCTCGCGCGTCCTTCGGAATGTACAATACGCGCGCCGAGGTCGATACGCTGATCGACGCGCTGGAGCTGTGCCACGAGCTTTTCGCCTGA
- a CDS encoding PAS domain-containing protein, translated as MPKEVAVGVQPRNTNRETPFHPEELFFSRADRRGIIRGGNGVFCRVSGYQWDELVGSPHKMVRHDDMPKAVFWLMWKAILAGEPLGAYVKNRAKDGGYYWVYAIVIAQDDEFVSVRLKPTSPMSDTAKSLYADIRALEKTGEVTPEESAQALLARLMDLGYADYASFMSASLSQEIRARDALIARGPNNRMERFAEMLTFLETIRTEGQTIIDGFKAIEDSPKNMRVHATRLGECAAPLGVISSNFHEIATNIKSGIKPFLDGLDHVAECLGRGLFVNCAVSMLSEIIVQFGAEPDRQFAAFTYDEMDRLKAQHPKQTEQGQEVLEDVLRTLAEFAGACLTLKRTLSGLNIMRVMSEIETARIGDPTGSMGEIIMQLHRFQTLTQSCLSSIETHSGRIQSILRKELSVESRLSVRVDQPQATQVNANTGL; from the coding sequence ATGCCGAAAGAAGTCGCCGTTGGGGTGCAGCCCAGAAACACAAACCGGGAGACACCATTTCACCCCGAGGAGTTGTTCTTTTCGCGCGCTGACAGACGAGGGATCATTCGCGGCGGGAATGGCGTTTTCTGTCGCGTCAGCGGCTATCAGTGGGATGAACTGGTCGGCTCGCCTCACAAGATGGTGCGCCATGATGATATGCCCAAGGCCGTCTTCTGGCTGATGTGGAAAGCCATCTTGGCAGGCGAACCCCTTGGCGCTTATGTGAAAAACCGGGCCAAGGATGGGGGATATTATTGGGTCTATGCGATTGTGATCGCCCAAGATGACGAATTCGTTTCGGTTCGTCTGAAGCCCACCAGCCCAATGTCGGACACGGCCAAATCCCTATATGCCGACATCCGCGCCTTGGAAAAGACGGGCGAGGTGACGCCGGAAGAAAGCGCGCAGGCGCTTTTGGCGCGGCTGATGGATCTCGGCTACGCCGATTACGCCAGTTTCATGTCAGCGTCATTGTCCCAGGAAATTCGCGCGCGCGATGCGTTGATTGCCCGTGGCCCCAATAACCGGATGGAGCGTTTTGCAGAAATGCTCACATTCCTGGAGACGATCCGAACCGAAGGGCAAACCATCATCGATGGCTTCAAAGCCATCGAGGATTCCCCCAAGAACATGCGCGTCCACGCCACGCGGTTAGGCGAATGCGCCGCGCCCCTAGGGGTGATTTCCTCCAATTTTCATGAGATTGCGACGAATATCAAATCCGGGATCAAGCCGTTTCTTGACGGATTGGATCATGTGGCGGAATGCCTGGGTCGCGGCCTTTTCGTGAACTGCGCCGTCAGCATGTTGAGCGAGATCATCGTGCAATTCGGGGCCGAACCGGACCGCCAATTCGCCGCTTTCACCTATGATGAAATGGATCGCCTCAAGGCGCAGCACCCAAAACAGACCGAACAGGGGCAGGAGGTTCTGGAAGATGTTTTGCGCACATTGGCAGAGTTTGCAGGCGCTTGTTTGACGTTGAAGCGGACCCTGTCGGGGCTCAACATCATGCGGGTGATGAGTGAGATTGAAACCGCCCGCATCGGTGATCCCACGGGCAGTATGGGAGAGATCATCATGCAGTTGCACCGGTTCCAGACACTCACGCAATCCTGCCTAAGCAGTATTGAAACCCACAGCGGCCGCATCCAAAGCATCCTGCGCAAGGAGCTTTCCGTTGAAAGTCGCCTAAGCGTCCGGGTCGATCAACCCCAGGCCACGCAAGTAAATGCCAATACCGGCCTCTAG
- a CDS encoding DMT family transporter, with translation MSEAPPSNVRPSNVPPPNVPRAAAFMIGAIVSFSAMAVAGRRVTAELDTFELMAYRSAVGLVLVLLISGLRGHLHQIRTDRLPLHIIRNACHFAGQNLWFFAVSAIPLAQVFALEFTAPLWVIIFAALFLGERLTWMKVASGVIGFIGILIVVQPGAAPFSFGMGATLAAAVFFAATAIFTKRLTSDQTITCILFWLTVIQFIFGLIFCLYDGTMALPSLALVPWVVLIGICGLLAHFCMTSAFALAPASVVMPIDFARLPLIAIVGALFFEEPLEWAVLLGAILIFGANYMNILVEHRRRRGRASNV, from the coding sequence ATGAGCGAGGCCCCCCCGTCTAACGTGCGTCCGTCCAACGTGCCTCCGCCTAATGTGCCGAGGGCCGCCGCGTTCATGATCGGCGCGATCGTGTCTTTCTCGGCCATGGCCGTGGCAGGACGGCGCGTGACGGCAGAGCTGGATACGTTCGAGTTGATGGCCTACCGCTCGGCCGTGGGGCTGGTACTGGTCCTGCTCATTAGCGGGTTGCGCGGCCATCTGCACCAGATACGCACCGACCGCCTGCCGCTTCACATCATCCGCAACGCCTGCCATTTTGCCGGGCAGAACCTGTGGTTTTTCGCGGTCAGTGCGATCCCCTTGGCGCAGGTATTCGCGCTGGAATTCACCGCGCCCCTCTGGGTCATCATATTTGCGGCGCTGTTTCTGGGCGAGCGGTTGACTTGGATGAAGGTCGCATCGGGAGTTATTGGTTTTATTGGGATATTGATTGTCGTGCAGCCAGGTGCCGCGCCGTTCTCCTTCGGCATGGGGGCCACGCTTGCAGCGGCGGTGTTCTTTGCGGCGACGGCGATTTTCACCAAACGCCTGACAAGCGACCAGACAATCACCTGCATCCTGTTTTGGCTAACGGTGATCCAATTTATCTTTGGCCTGATATTCTGCCTCTACGACGGCACCATGGCCCTACCGTCGCTGGCCCTGGTGCCTTGGGTGGTTCTGATCGGGATTTGCGGGCTCTTGGCGCATTTTTGCATGACATCGGCCTTCGCGTTGGCACCGGCCTCAGTCGTGATGCCAATCGATTTCGCCCGCCTGCCCCTGATCGCCATAGTGGGCGCGTTGTTCTTTGAGGAGCCGTTGGAGTGGGCGGTTCTACTGGGTGCGATTCTCATTTTCGGGGCGAACTACATGAATATATTAGTAGAACACCGCCGCAGGCGCGGACGCGCGTCGAATGTGTAG
- a CDS encoding TetR/AcrR family transcriptional regulator, whose translation MSKRGYHHGNLKQALVDAALHLIEAKGPTGFTLSEAAKTAGVTPAAVYRHFDGREELIAECARQGHEIFADLMVHAFNGGQPSALAAFEATGRAYLAFARKFPGHYMAMFESGTSVNATPELAAAANKSSAILEHAAEALSEHIPPEKRPPSSMFSAHIWAMSHGVVELFARGRPGAIAPFPPEDLLEAGIGIYLRGLGLIDPDA comes from the coding sequence ATGTCCAAACGCGGCTACCATCACGGCAACCTCAAGCAGGCTCTGGTCGATGCGGCCTTGCACCTGATCGAGGCGAAAGGCCCGACAGGATTCACCCTGTCGGAGGCGGCGAAGACGGCAGGCGTGACCCCTGCGGCGGTCTATCGCCACTTTGATGGGCGCGAAGAACTGATCGCGGAATGCGCGCGCCAGGGCCACGAGATTTTTGCGGACCTGATGGTCCATGCCTTCAACGGCGGACAGCCTTCGGCCCTTGCGGCGTTCGAAGCGACGGGCCGCGCCTATCTGGCGTTTGCCCGCAAATTCCCCGGCCATTACATGGCGATGTTTGAATCCGGCACCTCGGTCAATGCGACGCCGGAATTGGCTGCGGCCGCGAACAAATCCAGCGCCATTCTGGAGCACGCTGCTGAGGCACTCTCCGAGCATATCCCGCCGGAAAAGCGCCCGCCGTCATCGATGTTCTCCGCCCACATCTGGGCCATGTCCCACGGTGTGGTAGAGCTTTTTGCCCGCGGTCGCCCCGGTGCCATTGCGCCCTTCCCGCCCGAAGATTTGCTAGAGGCCGGTATTGGCATTTACTTGCGTGGCCTGGGGTTGATCGACCCGGACGCTTAG
- the ppk2 gene encoding polyphosphate kinase 2 encodes MSKPFDGAISAYFNDAAPDWVREQIENAKKNRVLDPSYPYEKRMDKDAYEADLAALQIELVKMLAWVRDSGARVAVVFEGRDAAGKGGAIKRIRENLNPRAAGVVALSKPTEREAGQWYFQRYIQHLPSAGEIRLFDRSWYNRGVVEKVFGFCTDAQRETFFAQLPGFESTIATDGIHLTKIWLNVGRAEQLRRFMAREEDALKHWKLSWIDVEGLKKWDAYSDAIAETLERSHTAAAPWTVIRSDDKRRARLAVIRAVLQGLDYDSKNAELVGVPDPAITGGPDMWTDPGAAN; translated from the coding sequence ATGAGCAAACCCTTTGACGGCGCCATCAGCGCCTATTTCAACGACGCCGCCCCGGATTGGGTGCGCGAGCAGATTGAAAACGCGAAGAAGAACCGCGTGCTGGACCCGTCGTACCCCTATGAGAAGCGGATGGATAAGGATGCTTATGAGGCAGATCTTGCCGCGCTCCAGATTGAGCTGGTCAAGATGCTGGCGTGGGTGCGTGATAGCGGTGCGCGGGTTGCCGTGGTCTTCGAGGGTCGTGACGCGGCAGGCAAAGGCGGCGCGATCAAACGCATCCGCGAGAACCTGAACCCCCGGGCGGCAGGCGTCGTGGCCTTGTCGAAGCCGACGGAGCGTGAAGCCGGGCAATGGTACTTCCAACGCTACATCCAACACCTGCCAAGCGCCGGGGAAATCCGCCTGTTTGACCGCAGTTGGTACAATCGCGGCGTGGTGGAAAAGGTCTTTGGCTTCTGTACGGACGCGCAGCGAGAGACGTTTTTCGCGCAACTTCCGGGCTTTGAAAGCACGATTGCAACCGATGGAATTCACCTGACAAAGATCTGGTTGAACGTGGGCCGGGCCGAGCAGTTGCGCCGTTTCATGGCCCGCGAAGAAGATGCGCTAAAGCACTGGAAACTCAGCTGGATTGACGTGGAAGGCCTGAAGAAGTGGGACGCCTATAGCGATGCTATCGCGGAAACGCTGGAACGCTCACACACGGCGGCGGCACCTTGGACGGTGATCCGTTCCGACGATAAGCGCCGTGCGCGGCTGGCGGTGATCCGCGCCGTGTTGCAGGGGCTGGATTACGACAGCAAAAACGCGGAACTGGTGGGCGTGCCCGATCCCGCAATCACCGGCGGGCCGGACATGTGGACAGATCCCGGTGCGGCCAACTGA
- the metA gene encoding homoserine O-succinyltransferase produces the protein MPIKLPDTLPAYNVLSREGVMVMPEDAASQQDIRPLRIGLLNLMPKKIQTETQFARLIGASPLQIELSLIRMSDHASKNTSSEHMDEFYRPFSEVQASGEKFDGLLITGAPIEHLPFEEVTYWDELKTVMDWTQTHVHSTFGICWGGMAMAYHFHGIKKHMLDAKAFGCFRHVNQAPASPYLRGFSDDVLMPVSRWTEVRADEVAQAGLTTLIGSDEVGPALVEDASHRALYVFNHFEYDSETLKQEYDRDAEAGAPINVPVNYYPDDDPTRTPMNRWRSHAHLLYGNWVSELYLTTPFDMDQIGFASTDLRR, from the coding sequence ATGCCCATCAAATTGCCCGATACCCTGCCCGCCTATAACGTCCTGTCGCGCGAAGGCGTGATGGTGATGCCCGAGGACGCGGCCTCGCAGCAGGATATACGTCCCCTGCGGATCGGGCTTCTGAATTTGATGCCCAAGAAGATCCAGACGGAAACGCAGTTTGCGCGGCTGATTGGGGCCTCGCCCTTGCAGATCGAACTGTCGCTGATCCGGATGTCGGACCATGCCTCCAAAAACACATCGTCCGAGCATATGGATGAGTTCTACCGTCCCTTCTCGGAAGTGCAGGCCAGCGGTGAGAAGTTTGACGGGCTGCTGATTACCGGCGCCCCGATCGAGCATTTGCCGTTTGAAGAAGTCACCTATTGGGATGAGCTGAAGACGGTAATGGATTGGACCCAGACCCATGTGCATTCGACCTTTGGCATTTGCTGGGGCGGTATGGCGATGGCGTATCATTTCCACGGAATCAAGAAGCACATGCTGGACGCGAAAGCCTTTGGGTGCTTCCGCCACGTGAACCAAGCCCCGGCGTCGCCGTACCTGCGGGGGTTCTCGGACGATGTGCTGATGCCCGTGTCGCGGTGGACGGAAGTGCGGGCCGACGAGGTGGCGCAGGCGGGCCTGACGACGCTGATCGGCTCGGATGAAGTGGGGCCCGCGTTGGTGGAAGACGCAAGCCACCGGGCGCTTTATGTGTTCAACCACTTTGAATATGACAGCGAGACCTTGAAGCAGGAATACGACCGCGACGCAGAGGCCGGCGCGCCGATCAACGTGCCGGTGAACTACTATCCCGACGACGATCCGACCCGCACACCGATGAACCGCTGGCGGTCCCACGCCCATCTGCTCTACGGCAATTGGGTCAGTGAATTGTACCTGACGACGCCCTTCGACATGGATCAGATCGGCTTCGCCTCTACGGATTTGCGGCGGTGA